Sequence from the Fundulus heteroclitus isolate FHET01 chromosome 7, MU-UCD_Fhet_4.1, whole genome shotgun sequence genome:
GGAGAATTGGTTCGGTTTCTTGTAGTTTTTAAATTTGCAAAGACAGGGTTTCTACACAATGTGAAAACGTGTGGAATTTCTTTTATTGTGCGTTTatgtcttcccttttttttcttctttgtgttttcatcgCCGTGTCCTTCCTCCTTTCCATCTGTCCTTCGTTCTTTCCTTGAGTCCttatttaatttctgtctttctttccctcactgtgtccttcctttctcccTTTTTGTCTGGTGTaattccttctttcttttattcattaattcattgtgtcctccctcccttccttccttccttccttccttccttcctattTGTATTTTCCACCTTCAACATCTAAAGCCTGGCCACTGCAGAAATATCTGCCATAAGGTCATGTGAACATGAAAAATGCTCAGTAACTCTGTAAAAGCATTCTATGAATAAAGCAGATTTAAGTAAatccagtttgttttttattaattaatgtaACATCAACAGAATGACAGTCTGTATGATGAATTGGCCTAATTACAAAGATGTAAAGACATTTAAAGACCAGAGGATATGCTGCCACCTCCTGTTGTGGCTGCAGTGGACCGGCCTGGCTGCTGATAAGGCGACGGACGGCCCTTTAATTGTCTCACAGCGTAAAAACTGAATCTCACAAGCTGAAGCTGGACTGTCGCTGCTTTCAATAAACTGTGAGTCAACATGCGCCAGGCGGTAGATGCCAGCCCCATAAGCTGAGGTGatacaaagcattaaaaacaaagcacatgctgtgatttttccctttttaaatgtgtctaTTCCTCTCTGAAAGGAAGCCAAAGTTGGATTAAAACAGAGAGATTGTGTTCTTTCCGCGTGGCCGCACAACAATATACGGGTGACGAGGCTCCACAGTTGTTTGGGCTTTGTGACAGCTGTGTGGGAGATCCACTTTGGCCAACCTGAATTCTTCGTGGTTGGGCTGGTGGGCTATATTTAGGAGGGGCACGGTTATATTGAAGCGTCCACAGACTGGTGTGACTGCAGTGTGCTCTCTTCAGCTCGCAGTTTCCTTCTCACATCTACATCCTGTCTGAAGAGAATGGACCTCCAAGGCCTGAGAGAGGATCTCCATCTTTTTCAGAGCACCCTGTTACAGGACGGACTCAAAGAGCTTCTGAACGAGAATAAGCTGATCGATTGTGTCCTAATGGTTGGAGACAGGAGCATCCCCAGCCACCGGCTCATTCTGGCGGCATGCAGCCCCTATTTTCGGGAGCTCTTCTTCTCTGAAGACGGCAAGGAGGCGGACAGGAAGGAGGTTGTTTTGGAGAACCTCGATCCCAATGTCATGGAGGGGATCGTGAATTATCTGTACTCGGCTGAGATCGACATCAACGACAGCAACGTTCAGGAGATCCTGGCCGTCGCAAATCGCTTCCAGATCCCGTCGGTGTTCACGGTTTGTGTGAACTACCTACAGAAGAGTCTCACCAAGAAGAGCTGCCTCGCCATCTACAGGCTGGGACTGATGCTGAACTGTGCCAGGCTGGCCATGGCCGCCAGAGATTACGTCGCCGACCACTTTGAGACCATAGTCAAAGACGACGATTTCTTGGAGCTCGCCTCGCCTGAGCTCTTCGCCATCATCGGAGCCGATGCGCTGAACGTTGAAAAAGAAGAGGCTGTGCTTGAGGCTCTCATGAGGTGGATCCGAAAGGATAAAGAAAAGCGAGCAAAGTCCTTGGGCGAGGCCTTCGAGTACATCCGCTTCCGGCTGCTTCCGGAGAAGTACTTCAAGGAAAAAGTGGAGAAAGAGGAGCTCATTAAGGGCGATCCGGAGCTCCTCAAAAAGATCAAAGTAATCAAGGAAGCATTCGCAGGCAAGCTGCCCGAGAAGAAGAAAGGTTCAAGTGATGCCGAGGGGGAGGAGGGGATGCTGCCGGGTTACTTGAACGACAACCGCCGATACGGCATGTACGCCAAAGACCTGATCGTCATGATTAACGACACCGCTGCCGTGGCCTACGACGGCCAAGAGAACGAGTGCTTTCTTGCAGCGATGTCTGAGCGAATTCCCCGAAACCACGTCAGCCTCACATCGAAGAAGAACCACCTGTATGTGCTGGGAGGACTGTTTGTAGATGAGGAGGATAAAGAAAATCCTCTGCAGTGTTACTTCTACCAGGTAGAACCGCGATGGTCGACGGAAACAGCAGAGGTAAAGTGCAACGTTTTTAAAAGGTATCCTTACTTTTCAGCTGGACAGCCTTGCTGCTGAATGGCTTGCCCTGCCACCGATGCCTTCCCCCAGGTGTCTCTTCGCCATGGGCGAGTTTGAGAACCTAATCTTTGCTGTGGCGGGAAAAGATTTACAGTCCAACGAGTCTCACGACACCGTTTTGTGCTACGACACCGAGTAGGTTTGACATCTTTGAACATTTGAACGTAGGTTTAGTTAGAGTGGTGCAGCTTTAATGCGGTTCTATCTTTGcttttttagaaaaatgaaGTGGACGGAAACAAAGAAGCTGCCTGTGAAGATCCACGGCCACTGCGTGGTCTCTGAGAACGGCCTGGTGTACTGCCTGGGAGGAAAAACCGATGACAAGTAAGACcaaaaatgtcaaggtgttatttttatatatatatataaacgtgACTTTTGTTGACCCCAACATGGGCACTGCTTTGTCTTCTTGGGAAAAGTAAAGCGACCAATAAGATGTTTGCATACAACCACAAGAGGTCAGAGTGGAAGGAGCTTGTGCCAATGAAGACTCCTCGATCCATGTTCGGAGCAGTTATCCACAAGGGGAAAATTATCGTGGCTGGCGGAGTCAATGAAGATGGATTGACGGCATCATGCGAAGCCTACGACTTTGGGACCAACAAGTAAGTGCtggattttaataaaaactgtatttattcAAAACATTCAAGTTATCACTATCACAGTGTTGTGTATTTTGAGTCATccttcatttgtttaaaatttagaCATTTCTTCCTGTGAtctttgcacataaaaaaaaaggttttccattGATTATAGAAGCTTTTTCCTAATTATCAAATCAGTAGTTTTTGATCCAGTGTCAGgctatttatttagtttaagccACTTAACTCTGCCATATGAATCATGCTGGTATAAAAAGGCTTCTGAAATCAGGAGATGATCTAGTGTCGGCTTTACATAGTGGACCAGTTAGTAAAGTAcctcatttaaaacagtttttaatagCAGCCTGACACTACTTATGCCAATGTCTCCAGTTAGATAGATGAAAAACACTAGCACCAACAGAATTTAACATAAAATTCTCAAAGACCTGTTAACTAAAGTTTTGTTACACATTAGGAAATCACAAAAAGCATGATTCATCCCTCAGGTCCAATGTCGGCTGCTTGTTGGATTTTGTCCTGTCTCCTAAAGAAGAAACTCTGTGTATCTGCCATGTATATTTTTAGGCTTGGCACTTCTTTGGCCTCAATGTTTTAAAGTGTCCTCTGGCATACCTCAAAGTACAATTTGTACAGAGAACATGGAAGAGTGCTACGTTATGTCAGGTCTAGAGAAAGAGCGACAGGGTGCACTGAATGAGATAGTCTGGAGTAGCAGAGAAATGTGGTACAGCGGTGCAGGACATGTAAGAGAGCTgtaagacagtggtgaggtgtgctggAGGTGTGACAGAGGATCCAAGCCCCTTCTTGTTTGCTGTGGTGGCGGACAGGTTGACGGGTGAGGTTAGACGGGAATCTCCATGGactatgatgtttgcagatgacattatGATGTGAAAATCTAGAGAGATGGAGGTTTGCCCTGGAATGGAGAGGAATCAAGGTTAGCTGGAGAAAGACAGAATATGTGTGTGAATGAGGACGGACCAAGTTTAGCCGTGAGGTTAGAGGGAGCAGAGATAaagaaggtggaggattttaagtACTTGGGGTCAACAGTCCAGCAGCAATGGTGAGTTTAGAAAAGAGGTCAATAAACGTGTCCAAGCAGTTTGGAACGGATGGAGAAAAGAGTCAGGTGAAGAGTACCGCCGAGGACGAAATGGTAAATAGCCTGTACTTGAGCTTTATCAAGTCCcaggaccccaaagtgctttacactacacccacctattcacacacacattcacatgtCGACAGTGGTGAGATACATGGAGCAACAGCTGGGCTGGGGCAGATTCACAGAAGCAGGGCTGCCATTGAATTGACGCCACCAGGTCCTCTGACCACAGACAGCAGGCAAGGCAGGGGAAGTggcttgcccaaggacacaaagaCTGAGATGGGGTTCAGACCCGCCGGTTACTGGACAAACTTCTAGCTGTCGCACCACCGTCACAACCGGAAAATGTGTCCAGGATGGTGGTGAGACCAGCgatgttgtttgttttagtgTGAGTGGCACAGGAGGCAGAGTGGCAGGTAGGAGACATGGTGTTGAGTTTCTTGTTGGCAGTGACGAGGATAGATAGGATCAAGAATGAATACATCCGAGGGACAGCTCATGTCAGATGTTTTG
This genomic interval carries:
- the klhl41a gene encoding kelch-like protein 41a: MDLQGLREDLHLFQSTLLQDGLKELLNENKLIDCVLMVGDRSIPSHRLILAACSPYFRELFFSEDGKEADRKEVVLENLDPNVMEGIVNYLYSAEIDINDSNVQEILAVANRFQIPSVFTVCVNYLQKSLTKKSCLAIYRLGLMLNCARLAMAARDYVADHFETIVKDDDFLELASPELFAIIGADALNVEKEEAVLEALMRWIRKDKEKRAKSLGEAFEYIRFRLLPEKYFKEKVEKEELIKGDPELLKKIKVIKEAFAGKLPEKKKGSSDAEGEEGMLPGYLNDNRRYGMYAKDLIVMINDTAAVAYDGQENECFLAAMSERIPRNHVSLTSKKNHLYVLGGLFVDEEDKENPLQCYFYQLDSLAAEWLALPPMPSPRCLFAMGEFENLIFAVAGKDLQSNESHDTVLCYDTEKMKWTETKKLPVKIHGHCVVSENGLVYCLGGKTDDNKATNKMFAYNHKRSEWKELVPMKTPRSMFGAVIHKGKIIVAGGVNEDGLTASCEAYDFGTNKWSPFTEFPQERSSINLVSCGGLLYAVGGFAVVQDENKECTPTEVIDIWQYEDDSKQWTGMIKEMRYAAGASCASMRLNAARMPKL